One Lysinibacillus sp. OF-1 DNA segment encodes these proteins:
- the rsmB gene encoding 16S rRNA (cytosine(967)-C(5))-methyltransferase RsmB — MSKKSVVIWDGNVRDAALSILLAVDKNQAYSNLLLNETIKRHKIEAKDRALLTEITYGTLQHKMTLDFYLEPFIRGSVDHWVRWLLRISLYQIHYLTRIPPHAAVNEAVEIAKRRGHRGIASTVNGILRSVLRSGVPSTEDIADPMERLAIETSHPEWLVQRFVANYGLELATAMLHENNVPAMQTVRVNTTKTTVKQAIAELEEEGLTVQQSDLMPECLRVTNGQPARTKVFKEGHITIQDESSMIPAKVLNPSPGMRVLDMCAAPGGKTTHLAEIMKNEGSILATDLHPHKLDLIDHNTERLGLDIVETAPIDGRKAPEFLQAASFDAILVDAPCSGLGVMRRKPDIKYTKREEDLENLQKIQLALLEAATKVLKTDGKLVYSTCTVDLQENEGTVHAFLTAHPEMEAIQLESLPTKLAEKQANGMLQVFPQDFGSDGFFVAAFRKKGESN; from the coding sequence ATGAGTAAAAAAAGTGTAGTGATTTGGGATGGAAATGTGCGAGATGCTGCATTATCTATTCTATTAGCAGTTGATAAAAACCAAGCATATAGCAACTTATTGCTAAACGAAACAATTAAACGACATAAAATTGAGGCGAAAGATCGTGCCTTATTAACTGAAATTACGTATGGAACTTTACAGCATAAAATGACGCTTGATTTTTATTTAGAGCCTTTTATTCGTGGGTCAGTCGATCATTGGGTACGTTGGTTATTAAGAATATCGTTGTATCAAATTCATTATTTAACTCGTATCCCACCACATGCTGCTGTAAATGAAGCAGTGGAAATTGCCAAGCGTAGAGGGCATCGTGGTATTGCTTCGACGGTGAATGGGATTTTAAGATCGGTGTTACGTAGCGGCGTTCCTTCTACAGAGGATATAGCAGATCCAATGGAGCGACTTGCTATTGAAACAAGCCATCCCGAGTGGTTAGTGCAACGATTTGTAGCAAACTACGGTTTAGAGCTAGCAACAGCAATGTTGCATGAAAACAATGTGCCAGCTATGCAAACAGTGCGTGTGAATACAACAAAAACAACGGTTAAACAGGCTATTGCTGAACTAGAGGAAGAAGGATTAACAGTACAGCAAAGTGATTTAATGCCTGAATGTTTACGTGTAACCAATGGTCAACCTGCACGTACAAAAGTATTTAAAGAAGGTCACATTACTATCCAAGATGAAAGTTCAATGATACCTGCTAAAGTGTTAAATCCATCTCCTGGCATGCGTGTCCTTGATATGTGTGCAGCCCCGGGTGGAAAAACAACACATTTAGCCGAAATAATGAAAAATGAAGGATCTATTTTAGCGACAGACCTTCATCCACATAAATTAGATTTAATCGACCATAATACAGAACGTCTAGGGCTTGATATTGTTGAAACAGCCCCAATTGATGGACGGAAAGCACCAGAATTTTTACAAGCAGCGTCTTTTGATGCTATTTTAGTTGATGCACCATGTAGTGGGCTAGGGGTTATGCGACGTAAGCCCGATATTAAATATACAAAGCGAGAAGAAGATTTAGAAAATCTACAAAAAATCCAATTAGCTTTACTTGAGGCAGCAACTAAAGTATTGAAAACAGATGGAAAGCTTGTGTACAGTACTTGTACAGTCGATCTACAAGAAAATGAAGGCACAGTTCATGCCTTTTTAACAGCGCATCCAGAAATGGAAGCAATACAACTAGAGTCTTTACCAACAAAATTAGCGGAAAAGCAAGCTAATGGCATGCTTCAAGTCTTTCCACAAGACTTTGGCAGTGACGGTTTCTTCGTTGCCGCCTTTCGTAAAAAAGGAGAATCCAACTAA
- the rlmN gene encoding 23S rRNA (adenine(2503)-C(2))-methyltransferase RlmN — protein sequence MVDQEKFNERINDLVDEAEDKPVRRVKKEKPNLKESIYSLQPYQLEEWLTENGEKPFRATQIFDWLYNKRVKTFEEMSNLSKGLRDKLTANFALTTLSTIIKQESKDGTIKFLFQLQDGYSIETVLMRHEYGNSVCVTTQVGCRIGCTFCASTLGGLKRHLLAGEIVEQVVKVQQTLDEVGERVSHIVIMGIGEPFDNYDAMMNFLKVINHEKGLNIGARHITVSTSGIVPKIYQFADEQLQINFAVSLHAPNQEARQKLMPIARAYKLDELMEAVRYYTKKTGRRVSFEYGLMSGENDSVEIAEELSALIKGIKCHVNLIPVNYVPERDYVRTSRSQIFAFEKTLKKNGINVTIRREQGSDIAAACGQLRAQERSEETR from the coding sequence ATGGTGGATCAAGAGAAATTTAATGAACGTATTAACGATTTAGTTGATGAAGCGGAAGACAAGCCCGTCCGACGTGTCAAGAAAGAAAAACCAAATTTAAAAGAATCTATTTATTCTTTACAGCCATATCAGTTAGAAGAATGGTTAACAGAAAACGGTGAAAAACCTTTCCGTGCTACTCAAATTTTTGACTGGCTGTATAATAAACGTGTAAAGACATTTGAAGAAATGTCGAACCTTTCAAAGGGATTGCGTGATAAGTTAACAGCCAATTTTGCGTTAACAACACTATCAACCATTATTAAGCAAGAATCTAAAGATGGTACCATTAAATTTTTATTTCAATTGCAAGATGGCTATTCAATCGAAACCGTATTAATGCGCCATGAATATGGCAACTCTGTTTGTGTAACAACACAAGTAGGATGTCGAATCGGCTGTACATTTTGTGCTTCCACTTTAGGTGGTTTGAAGCGACATCTACTAGCAGGAGAAATCGTGGAGCAAGTTGTCAAAGTGCAGCAGACTTTAGATGAAGTGGGCGAGCGAGTATCGCATATTGTCATTATGGGTATTGGCGAACCTTTCGATAACTATGATGCGATGATGAACTTCTTAAAAGTAATCAACCATGAAAAAGGGTTAAATATCGGTGCACGTCATATTACTGTATCAACATCAGGGATTGTTCCAAAAATTTATCAGTTTGCAGATGAACAATTACAAATTAACTTCGCCGTGTCACTACACGCACCAAACCAAGAGGCACGTCAAAAGCTAATGCCAATTGCTCGTGCATACAAATTGGATGAATTAATGGAGGCTGTTCGTTACTATACTAAAAAAACAGGGCGACGAGTGAGTTTTGAGTATGGATTGATGTCTGGTGAAAATGATTCAGTGGAAATTGCAGAGGAGTTATCGGCATTAATTAAAGGAATTAAATGTCACGTTAACTTGATTCCTGTCAACTACGTACCAGAACGTGATTATGTTCGTACGTCTCGTAGTCAAATTTTTGCTTTTGAAAAAACCTTAAAGAAAAATGGGATTAACGTAACGATCCGCCGAGAGCAAGGCTCAGATATCGCAGCTGCGTGTGGTCAATTACGTGCTCAAGAGAGATCTGAAGAAACGAGGTGA
- a CDS encoding Stp1/IreP family PP2C-type Ser/Thr phosphatase, whose protein sequence is MEYTVESDIGLKRSINEDRAAFFKRPDGLALALVADGMGGHNAGDVASDMAIKQMESFFLQADAHHFVSTTSKKEWLLHTVKQLNKTIYDYSLSHEDCKGMGTTFIAVLIEEYHCFIAHVGDSRVYYFFEDGAQQITRDHSYVNVLVENGEISEEEALTHPKKNFILKAVGTEETLEPDFYEVDLASESYLLICSDGLSNKLTVYEMASIITYPDAIEEKGRKLVELANASGGEDNISLVLLTKKDEEV, encoded by the coding sequence TTGGAATACACAGTCGAAAGTGATATTGGTTTAAAACGATCAATTAATGAAGACCGTGCTGCATTTTTTAAACGTCCTGACGGGCTTGCACTAGCACTTGTGGCGGACGGCATGGGTGGTCATAATGCTGGTGATGTAGCAAGTGATATGGCAATTAAACAGATGGAATCCTTTTTTTTACAGGCAGACGCACATCATTTTGTATCAACAACATCAAAAAAAGAATGGTTATTGCACACAGTTAAGCAATTGAATAAAACGATATATGACTATTCTTTATCACATGAAGACTGTAAAGGAATGGGCACGACGTTTATTGCGGTGTTAATAGAAGAGTATCATTGCTTCATTGCACATGTTGGGGATAGTCGTGTGTATTATTTCTTTGAAGATGGTGCACAACAAATAACAAGAGATCATTCATATGTAAATGTACTGGTAGAAAATGGCGAAATAAGTGAAGAAGAAGCTTTGACACACCCAAAGAAAAATTTCATTTTAAAAGCTGTTGGAACAGAGGAAACGCTAGAGCCAGACTTTTATGAAGTAGATTTAGCATCAGAATCGTATTTACTCATTTGTTCAGATGGCTTAAGCAATAAACTCACTGTCTATGAAATGGCTTCAATTATAACGTATCCAGATGCCATTGAAGAAAAAGGACGTAAGCTTGTAGAATTGGCAAATGCCAGCGGGGGAGAAGACAATATCTCCCTCGTGCTACTAACAAAAAAGGATGAGGAGGTGTAA
- the pknB gene encoding Stk1 family PASTA domain-containing Ser/Thr kinase: protein MLVGKRISDRYKILQLIGGGGMSNVYLAHDMILNRDVAIKILRYDFSNEDELHRRFQREALSATSLTHPNIVSVYDVGDDGDLHYIVMEYVQGKTLKQYIQEFAPISPARSVHIMKQLTSAIANAHENHIIHRDIKPQNILMDAEGNVKITDFGIAMTLSATSFTQTNSVLGTVHYLSPEQARGGTATNKSDIYALGIVLYELLTGELPFSGESAVSIALKHLQTETPSVRAFDATIPQSLENVVLKATAKDASHRYNTVEEIYDDLETVLSPTRVNEPKFVIPVDNDTTKAIPIIKEPVHKKGEDLTQTRVMEPIMEVKTPSQAKPKKTVEKPAPVKGKKKNWPKYVAGLLIAVIVIFLFFLFATDSFSPKKISVPDVTNLTVEEATKKLEAEGFVVGEEHQERNHEEIEKGKIIETDPAKNSLRTKGTEIDLIVSLGVEMTTVDNYVGQNYSQVEALIKGKYKEVLKEDVPSNEPEGRIIEQSIPPNTEVVAKEETITFKVSQGVRMIRLENLNNYTKADMDDYVRRVGLNWRISREEYHESIPAGSVISQLTKAGTMVEEGSFISVVISKGPAKKPDKPLVIPVVIEYKPTEEGIAQNIRIEIQDKNHTFSEPVEFPILDDTPYNIQLVIEEGKDASYRIIRDSEIILEDKVKYEDVN, encoded by the coding sequence ATGCTTGTAGGTAAAAGAATTAGTGACCGTTATAAAATTTTGCAGCTCATTGGTGGCGGAGGTATGTCCAATGTTTATTTAGCGCACGATATGATATTAAACCGTGATGTAGCCATAAAAATATTACGCTATGATTTTTCCAATGAGGATGAATTACATCGACGTTTTCAACGTGAGGCACTGTCTGCTACAAGTCTTACACATCCAAATATTGTTAGTGTTTATGATGTAGGGGACGATGGCGATCTACATTATATCGTGATGGAATATGTTCAAGGAAAAACGTTAAAGCAGTACATACAAGAATTTGCACCAATTTCTCCTGCTAGAAGTGTGCATATTATGAAACAATTAACGTCTGCCATTGCAAATGCCCATGAAAATCATATTATCCACCGTGATATTAAGCCGCAAAATATTTTAATGGATGCGGAGGGGAATGTAAAAATAACTGATTTTGGTATTGCCATGACGTTAAGTGCTACATCGTTTACACAAACAAATTCAGTGTTAGGTACGGTGCATTATTTATCGCCTGAGCAAGCCCGAGGCGGGACGGCTACTAATAAATCAGATATTTATGCACTTGGCATTGTGCTATATGAATTATTAACAGGTGAATTACCATTTTCTGGAGAATCAGCGGTTTCCATTGCACTCAAGCATTTACAAACAGAAACACCTTCTGTTCGTGCTTTTGATGCAACCATTCCTCAAAGTTTGGAAAATGTGGTGCTGAAGGCTACGGCTAAAGATGCTTCCCATCGTTATAATACAGTGGAAGAAATATATGATGATTTGGAAACAGTCTTATCACCAACACGAGTAAACGAACCAAAATTTGTCATACCTGTTGATAATGATACGACGAAAGCTATACCAATTATTAAAGAGCCTGTTCATAAAAAAGGCGAAGATTTAACCCAAACGAGAGTTATGGAACCGATTATGGAAGTGAAAACACCATCTCAAGCAAAGCCTAAAAAAACTGTTGAAAAACCAGCTCCTGTTAAGGGAAAGAAGAAAAATTGGCCAAAGTATGTTGCTGGATTATTGATTGCTGTGATTGTCATCTTCCTATTCTTTTTATTTGCAACAGATTCGTTTAGCCCGAAAAAGATTTCTGTACCTGATGTGACAAATTTAACTGTGGAAGAAGCTACAAAAAAATTAGAAGCAGAGGGGTTTGTTGTTGGTGAGGAGCATCAGGAGCGGAACCATGAGGAAATTGAGAAAGGTAAGATCATTGAAACAGATCCAGCAAAAAATTCATTGCGTACAAAAGGCACAGAGATTGATTTAATCGTCAGCTTAGGTGTGGAAATGACGACTGTAGATAATTATGTTGGACAGAATTATAGTCAAGTGGAAGCTTTAATAAAAGGAAAGTATAAAGAAGTACTAAAAGAGGATGTCCCTTCTAATGAACCAGAAGGAAGAATCATTGAGCAAAGTATACCCCCAAATACTGAAGTTGTTGCGAAGGAAGAAACAATTACGTTTAAAGTAAGCCAAGGGGTTAGAATGATAAGGCTTGAAAACCTCAATAATTATACAAAAGCGGATATGGATGACTATGTGAGGAGAGTTGGCCTTAATTGGCGTATTTCACGTGAAGAATATCATGAGTCGATTCCTGCGGGCAGTGTGATATCACAATTGACAAAAGCGGGTACTATGGTGGAAGAAGGTTCCTTCATATCCGTTGTGATCAGTAAAGGACCAGCGAAAAAGCCTGATAAACCACTGGTCATACCTGTAGTCATTGAGTATAAACCTACAGAAGAGGGTATAGCTCAAAACATTCGCATTGAAATTCAAGATAAAAATCATACATTTTCTGAACCAGTAGAGTTTCCAATTTTAGATGATACACCTTACAATATACAGCTTGTTATTGAAGAAGGCAAAGATGCAAGTTATAGAATTATCCGTGACTCAGAAATAATCTTAGAAGACAAAGTTAAATATGAGGATGTCAATTAA
- the rsgA gene encoding ribosome small subunit-dependent GTPase A, with protein MAQGQIRKALSGYYYVYDGHQLIQCRGRGVFRNRGESPLVGDIVEYSTETEGSDGTIQKILERQNELVRPPIANIDQGILVFSVKEPNFNTILLDRFLVVLESFHVHPIICLTKMDLLENDKREELQQYIVDYQNMGYTVLQTYKDEEELVERLQPILKGKTTVLAGQSGVGKSTLLNTLIPELNLKTGIISQSLGRGKHTTRHVELIEVCDGLLADTPGFSSFDFDEIDKEELGACFPEMVRVADDCKFRGCLHLKEPKCAVKAAVETGEIRDYRYKHYEQFMQEIMDRKPRY; from the coding sequence ATGGCGCAAGGCCAAATAAGAAAAGCATTAAGCGGTTATTATTATGTTTATGATGGTCATCAACTTATTCAATGTCGAGGACGTGGGGTCTTTCGCAATCGCGGAGAATCCCCGCTTGTTGGTGATATTGTAGAATATTCAACGGAAACAGAAGGATCGGATGGTACCATTCAAAAGATTTTGGAGCGTCAAAATGAATTAGTTCGTCCGCCAATTGCCAATATTGATCAAGGTATTTTAGTATTTTCCGTAAAAGAACCTAATTTCAATACCATTTTATTGGATCGCTTTTTAGTTGTTTTAGAATCATTCCATGTACATCCTATTATTTGTTTAACAAAAATGGATTTGCTGGAAAATGATAAACGTGAGGAATTACAGCAATATATCGTCGATTATCAAAACATGGGCTATACGGTTTTACAAACCTATAAAGATGAAGAAGAATTAGTTGAACGCCTACAGCCTATTTTAAAAGGAAAAACCACTGTATTAGCAGGTCAATCTGGTGTTGGAAAATCAACTTTGCTGAATACACTAATTCCTGAATTAAACTTAAAAACAGGCATCATTTCTCAAAGCTTAGGGCGAGGAAAACATACTACTCGTCATGTCGAGCTTATTGAGGTCTGTGATGGTTTATTGGCAGATACTCCTGGATTCAGTTCTTTTGATTTTGATGAAATTGATAAAGAGGAATTAGGCGCATGTTTTCCTGAAATGGTCAGAGTGGCGGATGATTGTAAATTTAGAGGCTGTTTACACTTGAAAGAGCCAAAATGTGCAGTAAAGGCAGCAGTAGAAACGGGAGAAATTCGTGACTACCGCTACAAGCATTATGAACAATTTATGCAAGAAATTATGGATCGAAAGCCGAGGTATTAA
- the rpe gene encoding ribulose-phosphate 3-epimerase, with product MIQIAPSILAANFAKLGEEVKEVEQAGATLIHIDVMDGHFVPNISFGSIVLDAIRPLTNLPLDVHLMIENPDQYIEQFAKAGADYITVHVEACRHLHRTIQLIRSYGVKAGVVLNPHTPIESIQHILEDIDMVLLMTVNPGFGGQKFIHSVVPKIEALSAIIKERGLEIAIEIDGGITAETIVPCAQAGATIFVAGSAIYSKEDRTAALQEILAAGEAAIKR from the coding sequence ATGATACAAATAGCACCATCAATTTTAGCAGCAAATTTTGCAAAATTAGGGGAAGAAGTAAAAGAAGTAGAGCAAGCAGGTGCAACACTGATTCATATTGATGTCATGGATGGTCACTTTGTACCGAATATTTCATTTGGCTCAATCGTATTGGATGCTATCCGTCCATTAACGAATTTACCGTTAGATGTACATTTAATGATTGAAAATCCAGATCAGTATATTGAACAATTTGCAAAAGCTGGTGCAGATTATATTACAGTGCATGTTGAAGCATGTCGTCATTTACACCGAACAATACAATTAATTCGTTCGTATGGTGTAAAGGCTGGCGTAGTATTAAATCCACATACACCAATAGAGTCGATTCAACACATTTTAGAAGATATCGATATGGTATTGTTGATGACTGTTAATCCAGGCTTCGGTGGACAAAAATTTATTCATTCTGTTGTACCTAAAATTGAAGCATTATCGGCAATTATTAAAGAGCGGGGTCTAGAGATTGCCATTGAAATTGATGGTGGTATTACTGCTGAAACGATTGTTCCATGTGCACAGGCTGGAGCGACGATTTTTGTGGCAGGATCAGCTATTTATAGTAAAGAAGATCGAACAGCTGCACTCCAAGAGATTTTAGCGGCTGGTGAGGCAGCGATTAAGAGATGA
- a CDS encoding thiamine diphosphokinase: MTIVVVCAGGPKQELCSFSSFQQQDVVFIGADRGALYLLEHGITPHAIVGDFDSLTDEEYQFVMAQTNDQQRFQEEKNETDTDLALLKAYTYAPQEIVLTGVTGGRLDHYEAAVRSIYRLQKEHPQIELKIINHANMLQFLLPGTHTIFADDRYRYLSFFAHEEPIQNVTLRQVKYETTNEEISLGTSRFTSNEIIGTSGSISFSHGICLMIRSID, encoded by the coding sequence ATGACGATAGTCGTTGTTTGTGCAGGTGGTCCAAAACAAGAGCTTTGCTCATTTTCATCGTTTCAACAACAGGATGTAGTATTTATTGGAGCAGATCGTGGTGCTTTATATTTACTGGAGCATGGGATTACCCCTCATGCCATTGTTGGTGATTTTGATTCCTTAACAGATGAGGAATATCAATTTGTGATGGCACAAACCAATGACCAACAACGTTTTCAGGAAGAGAAAAATGAAACAGACACGGATTTAGCTTTGCTTAAAGCCTATACTTATGCACCTCAAGAAATTGTCCTAACAGGTGTTACAGGTGGGCGCTTAGATCATTATGAGGCAGCGGTTCGTTCCATTTATCGACTCCAAAAAGAGCATCCTCAAATTGAGCTGAAGATTATTAATCATGCAAATATGTTGCAATTTTTATTACCTGGTACGCATACTATTTTTGCAGATGATCGATACCGATACTTGTCTTTTTTTGCTCATGAGGAACCGATTCAAAATGTGACATTACGGCAAGTAAAATATGAAACAACGAATGAGGAAATCTCTTTAGGAACATCACGATTTACAAGTAATGAAATAATAGGAACTTCAGGGTCTATATCTTTCTCGCATGGCATATGTTTAATGATAAGAAGCATAGATTAG
- the spoVM gene encoding stage V sporulation protein SpoVM, whose translation MKVYTFQLPKFVSSITRTCINLFKKDKKVKKSD comes from the coding sequence CTGAAAGTATATACGTTCCAGCTGCCGAAATTCGTGAGTAGTATCACGCGTACGTGTATTAACCTATTTAAAAAAGATAAGAAAGTAAAAAAATCCGACTAA
- the rpmB gene encoding 50S ribosomal protein L28, translating into MPKQCVITGRKARTGNNRSHAMNANKRTWGANLQKVRILVDGKPKRVWVSARALKSGKIERV; encoded by the coding sequence ATGCCAAAACAATGTGTAATCACTGGACGTAAAGCTCGTACTGGTAACAACCGTTCCCACGCTATGAACGCTAACAAACGTACTTGGGGTGCTAACCTTCAAAAAGTTCGTATCTTAGTTGACGGTAAACCAAAACGTGTATGGGTTTCTGCTCGTGCATTAAAATCAGGTAAAATCGAGCGCGTTTAA
- a CDS encoding IclR family transcriptional regulator, protein MQLLERAMTIAKVLASEANDRSLSISELSTKCDLPLSTLHRILKAMIKQGMIEQDEQTKHYRLGTIWMELGLQVYDTMDYISKIRPELERLAREVEESVYLSKPAGLDTIIIERIDSAANPIRIYDQLGIRIPMHIGAANKAILASMPDTQSKEILEQLITKDEIAELEGQLQNIRQQGYAISHGERTAGTSSIAVSVQDGFGEVIGAVSIGFVNFNVSQDHINTLIERLVDTGKRVSTKLGYRGKG, encoded by the coding sequence ATGCAATTATTAGAGCGAGCTATGACGATTGCGAAGGTTTTAGCATCTGAAGCAAATGACCGTAGCTTGTCTATTTCAGAGCTTTCTACAAAATGCGATTTACCACTAAGTACTTTACATAGAATTTTAAAAGCCATGATTAAACAAGGTATGATTGAACAGGATGAGCAGACTAAGCATTATCGCCTCGGAACAATATGGATGGAACTTGGCTTACAGGTATATGACACGATGGATTATATTAGTAAAATTAGGCCTGAATTAGAACGCTTAGCAAGAGAAGTTGAAGAAAGTGTCTATTTAAGTAAGCCTGCTGGTTTAGATACAATTATTATAGAAAGAATAGACAGTGCTGCAAATCCGATTCGTATTTATGACCAACTTGGCATTCGCATACCTATGCATATTGGCGCAGCCAATAAAGCCATTCTTGCTTCTATGCCTGACACTCAGTCAAAAGAAATTTTGGAACAGCTAATAACGAAAGACGAAATTGCTGAATTAGAAGGACAACTTCAAAACATCCGACAGCAGGGCTATGCAATAAGTCATGGAGAACGAACTGCTGGTACTTCCTCCATTGCGGTATCTGTACAAGATGGTTTTGGTGAAGTGATAGGTGCAGTGAGCATCGGCTTTGTGAATTTTAATGTCTCTCAAGATCATATTAATACATTAATTGAGCGCTTAGTTGATACTGGTAAACGTGTATCGACAAAACTTGGTTATCGTGGAAAAGGGTAG
- a CDS encoding dimethylarginine dimethylaminohydrolase family protein, with protein MHYCSSMYAPLKHVIVKHPKDAFRSQAHLSDEWKTFNYLSEPNYEEALREYAEFIRILEKYVDTIDYLPANDEVGLDSLYAHDPVKFTPNGAIILKSGKKLRQPEAAVYKAFLQEKGIPIIGELTGEAVSDGGDLVWLDDRTLVVGRGYRTNDEAIHQLKEMTADMVDEFIVVQLPHDLGEAECLHLMSFISMVDRDLAVVHSRLMPVFFRQLLIERGIQLIEVPKDEYDALGCNVLALAPRVCVIPEGNKVTKQQLLDASATVFEYKGDEITVKGTGGPTCLTCPVVRG; from the coding sequence ATGCATTATTGTTCATCAATGTATGCACCTTTGAAACACGTTATAGTAAAACATCCGAAAGATGCTTTCCGAAGCCAGGCACATCTTAGCGATGAATGGAAAACATTTAACTATTTATCTGAGCCTAACTATGAAGAAGCGCTAAGAGAATATGCTGAATTTATTAGGATTCTTGAAAAGTATGTTGATACGATTGATTATTTGCCTGCTAATGATGAAGTAGGGTTAGATTCGCTTTATGCACATGATCCAGTTAAATTCACACCAAATGGCGCCATTATACTGAAATCTGGCAAAAAATTGAGACAGCCAGAAGCAGCAGTATATAAGGCCTTTTTACAGGAGAAAGGTATTCCAATCATTGGGGAACTAACAGGAGAGGCGGTATCAGATGGTGGAGATCTTGTTTGGTTAGATGATCGAACACTCGTTGTAGGTAGAGGTTATCGTACAAATGATGAAGCTATCCATCAATTAAAGGAAATGACAGCGGATATGGTGGATGAGTTTATTGTTGTGCAGCTACCCCATGACTTAGGTGAAGCTGAGTGTTTACATTTAATGTCTTTCATAAGTATGGTAGATCGAGATTTAGCTGTTGTACATTCACGTTTAATGCCAGTATTTTTCCGACAACTGCTTATCGAGCGAGGTATCCAATTAATAGAAGTACCGAAGGATGAGTATGATGCACTGGGCTGTAATGTCTTGGCGCTTGCACCAAGAGTGTGCGTTATTCCTGAAGGGAACAAAGTAACAAAACAACAGCTACTTGATGCTAGTGCAACAGTGTTTGAATATAAAGGTGATGAAATTACTGTTAAAGGAACAGGTGGGCCAACATGCCTAACTTGTCCAGTAGTAAGAGGATAA
- a CDS encoding dimethylarginine dimethylaminohydrolase family protein yields the protein MFKNVIVKNPGNSFVNGLTTSDLGKPILEKLFEQHEKYIDALKKCGVEVTQLPANEAFPDSTFVEDTAVLTSEFAIISNPGAAARNREIEDIEPAVKPFFEKIYYIKGSGTLDGGDVLQAEKKFYVGISDRTNEEGAQQFKKIVEQEGYEATIIPLKEFFHLKTGVAYVGDNRMVVAGEFVDHPAFESYDKIVIPKEDEYSANCIQVNDYIIIPAGYPETNRKLQNLGYQTIELEMSEFRKHDGGLSCLSLRF from the coding sequence ATGTTTAAAAATGTTATTGTTAAAAATCCAGGAAATAGTTTTGTAAACGGTTTAACAACTAGTGATTTAGGTAAACCCATTTTAGAAAAATTGTTTGAACAGCATGAAAAGTATATAGATGCTTTGAAAAAATGTGGCGTTGAGGTTACACAATTACCAGCAAATGAAGCATTCCCAGATTCAACATTTGTAGAAGATACGGCAGTATTAACATCTGAATTTGCTATTATCTCAAACCCTGGAGCAGCTGCTCGTAATCGTGAAATCGAAGATATTGAACCAGCAGTGAAACCATTCTTTGAAAAAATTTACTATATTAAAGGCTCTGGAACGCTTGATGGTGGAGATGTATTACAAGCAGAGAAGAAATTTTACGTAGGGATCTCAGACCGTACAAATGAAGAAGGCGCACAGCAATTTAAAAAAATTGTTGAGCAAGAAGGCTATGAAGCGACTATTATTCCATTAAAAGAGTTCTTCCATTTAAAAACAGGGGTTGCCTATGTTGGGGATAATCGTATGGTGGTAGCTGGTGAGTTTGTCGATCACCCTGCATTTGAATCTTATGATAAAATCGTGATTCCTAAAGAAGATGAATATTCTGCTAACTGTATTCAAGTAAATGATTATATTATTATTCCAGCTGGCTACCCAGAAACAAATCGTAAATTACAAAATCTTGGCTATCAAACTATTGAACTTGAGATGTCTGAGTTTAGAAAACACGATGGTGGCTTAAGTTGTTTATCATTACGTTTTTAA